A window from Henckelia pumila isolate YLH828 unplaced genomic scaffold, ASM3356847v2 CTG_466, whole genome shotgun sequence encodes these proteins:
- the LOC140872513 gene encoding uncharacterized protein — protein MHDKVQLIRQRMKAAQDRQASYANKRRQPLEFQVGDFVFLKISPFRGVVRFGMRGKLSPRYIGTYRIVERIGSCAYRLELPQSLDGIHDVFHVSMLRKYEPDPSHVIQPDEVELDPALSYTEYPMCILDRKEKVLRNKVVPLVRVQWSRHGVEESTWETEEKIRTSYPYLFDS, from the coding sequence ATGCATGACAAAGTTCAATTGATCCGTCAAAGAATGAAAGCTGCCCAAGATCGACAAGCAAGCTATGCAAATAAACGTCGTCAACCTTTGGAATTTCAAGTTGGAGATTTTGTATTTCTGAAAATCTCACCGTTTAGAGGTGTTGTTCGCTTCGGTATGAGAGGTAAGTTGTCACCTCGATACATTGGTACCTATAGAATTGTTGAACGTATTGGGTCTTGTGCTTATCGATTGGAGTTGCCACAATCTTTGGatggcatccacgatgtgtttcatgtaTCTATGTTGCGTAAGTATGAGCCCGATCCGTCTCATGTCATTCAGCCTGATGAGGTTGAACTGGATCCAGCATTGTCTTATACTGAGTATCCTATGTGTATCCTGGATCgcaaggagaaagttcttcgcaACAAAGTTGTACCACTAGTTCGAGTTCAGTGGTCGAGGCATGGGGTAGAGGAAtctacttgggagacagaggaGAAGATAAGAACTTCTTATCCATATTTGTTTGATTCCTAG
- the LOC140872514 gene encoding uncharacterized protein — protein MTESGNNGERGRGRGRPRIDVNIEVNQATGRLEQLRMDELVARFLTMCPPRYFGNEGPEKAEIWITEIEDLFDLIEYPSAQRLKLALHQLKDRAKMWWATTLMTLESHKVTPSWDVFKLKFRESYCPPSFYSAKSTEFHNLKQGNMSVQDYADTFYELLKYAPHVAASQGAIVESFTEGLDDRLHPFVSTGKPMNYPEAVELAKRAEASFRRRSGNKTPIQHQSVKQSSSHFSTLSLRPKGKQFKKSGSSSTSSEGSRKQSGQRYTGPYCDNCVGKHFSNQCVGVQRLCNVCGRPGHFPRVCPSQTGKSVQAGGGTPSGKFSAPSHSSQLEQATSAIKRFRWSAKSATTRVLFDTGASHSFISRAFVASHDLCTTSMNGNLSVATPMGKMIITDDVVFNVVLLCADNVLYLNLIVLPMHDFDCIVGMDVLTSNKATVDCYRGVVRFRPSFAPKWNFYGRGSQAKIPLVSSIEMTRLLDSGNEGFLVYVVDLSQRERSISDIPVVCEFPDVFPEEIPGFPPEREVEFSIELMPRTEPISRAPYRLAPVELKELKEQLQELLSKGYIHPSSLPWGAPVLFVKKKDGTMRMCIDYRQLNKSTIKNKYPLPRIDDLFDQLQGTAVYSKIDLRSGYHQVRVRQQDVTKTAFRTRYGHFEFLVMPFGLTNAPAIFMDLMNRVFRKYLDKFVIVFIDDILIYSKSEEEHAKHLRLILRILQKKQFYAKLSKCEFWLDRVVFLGHVISEHGISVDPSKVEAVLNWPRPSNVPEIWSFMGLAGYYRRFIEDSERLLNLSLC, from the exons aTGACTGAAAGTGGTAATAATGGTGAACGTGGGCGTGGTCGTGGGAGACCTCGCATTGATGTTAATATCGAGGTTAATCAAGCTACTGGACGATTGGAACAACTTAGGATGGATGAGTTAGTTGCCCGTTTCCTTACCATGTGTCCACCTCGTTATTTTGGTAATGAGGGACCTGAAAAAGCTGAAATCTGGATTACCGAGATTGAAGATCtctttgatttgattgaatatCCGTCGGCGCAACGTTTGAAGCTAGCACTCCATCAGTTGAAGGATCGTGCTAAGATGTGGTGGGCTACTACCTTGATGACTTTGGAATCTCATAAAGTAACGCCATCTTGGGATGTATTCAAGCTCAAGTTCAGGGAAAGTTATTGTCCTCCATCATTCTATAGTGCCAAATCAACTGAATTCCATAACTTGAAACAAGGAAATATGTCGGTTCAAGACTATGCTGATACTTTTTACGAACTGTTGAAGTATGCTCCTCATGTTGCTGCTAGTCAGGGAGCTATTGTTGAAAGCTTCACTGAAGGATTAGATGATCGCTTGCATCCATTTGTCTCGACTGGAAAGCCAATGAATTATCCCGAAGCAGTGGAATTGGCAAAAAGGGCTGAGGCAAGTTTTCGAAGGAGAAGTGGAAACAAGACTCCTATCCAGCACCAATCTGTCAAGCAATCTTCAAGTCATTTTAGTACTTTATCTTTACGTCcaaaagggaaacagttcaagaaatCTGGCTCTAGTTCTACTAGTTCTGAAGGATCTAGAAAGCAGAGTGGACAACGCTACACTGGTCCTTATTGTGATAACTGCGTTGGGAAACATTTCAGCAATCAATGTGTGGGAGTTCAAAGACTTTGCAATGTTTGTGGCAGACCAGGACACTTTCCTCGAGTTTGCCCCAGTCAGACAGGAAAATCAGTGCAGGCAGGTGGTGGAACACCTAGTGGCAAATTTTCTGCACCATCCCACTCTTCTCAGCTCGAGCAGGCCACATCAGCAATCAAGAGGTTCAGGTGGTCAGCAAAATCAGCCACCA CACGAGTACTctttgatactggagcatcgcattcgtTTATATCTCGTGCATTTGTCGCTTCCCATGATCTTTGCACCACTAGTATGAATGGTAATTTATCAGTTGCTACTCCAATGGGAAAAATGATCATAACTGATGATGTTGTTTTTAATGTGGTGTTGCTCTGTGCTGATAATGTGTTGTACCTGAATCTTATAGTCCTACCTATGcatgatttcgattgtattgtggGTATGGATGTTCTGACTTCTAATAAAGCCACTGTTGATTGTTATAGAGGCGTAGTTCGATTTAGACCTAGTTTTGCTCCTAAATGGAATTTCTATGGTCGAGGTTCACAAGCTAAGATTCCCTTAGTCTCTTCTATTGAAATGACTCGTCTGTTAGACTCGGGAAATGAAGGTTTTCTTGTTTATGTTGTCGATCTGTCTCAACGTGAGCGGTCAATATCTGACATTCCTGTTGTTTGCgaatttcctgatgtatttcctgaggAAATTCCTGGATTTCCACCAGAACGAGAAGTTGAGTTCAGTATAGAACTGATGCCAAGAACTGAACCTATATCTCGAGCACCATATCGATTAGCTCCTGTTGAGttaaaagaattgaaagaacagttaCAGGAATTGTTGAGTAAAGGTTACATTCACCCAAGTTCTttaccttggggtgctcctgttctttttgttaaAAAGAAAGATGGCACGATGAGAATGTGCATTGATTACAGACAATTGAATAAGTCAACCATCAAGAACAAATATCCGCTTCCAagaattgatgacttgtttgatcagttgcaaggtACGGCGGTGTATTCCAAAATTGATCTTCGCTCTGGATATCACCAAGTACGAGTTAGACAACAAGATGTTACAAAAACAGCATTTCGCACTAGATATGGACACTTTGAATTTTtagttatgccttttggtttgactaatgctcctgCTATTTTCATGGACTTGATGAATCGTGTATTCAGAAAATATCTCGATAagtttgtcattgttttcatcgatgatattcttatttaTTCCAAGTCTGAAGAAGAACACGCTAAGCACTTGAGGTTAATTCTTCGAATTCTTCAAAAGAAACAATTTTATGCAAAGTTGtccaagtgtgagttttggctagACAGAGTTGTCTTTCTAGGCCATGTTATCTCTGAACAtggtatttctgttgatccaagtaaagtagaAGCAGTGTTGAATTGGCCAAGACCCTCAAATGTGCcagagatttggagttttatgggtttagctggttattatcgtagATTCATTGAGGATTCTGAAAGATTGCTAAACCTATCACTttgttga